The following coding sequences lie in one Populus trichocarpa isolate Nisqually-1 chromosome 14, P.trichocarpa_v4.1, whole genome shotgun sequence genomic window:
- the LOC18105360 gene encoding LOW QUALITY PROTEIN: ATP synthase subunit a (The sequence of the model RefSeq protein was modified relative to this genomic sequence to represent the inferred CDS: deleted 1 base in 1 codon; substituted 1 base at 1 genomic stop codon): MCLKRKPMALIKKLRKAVRSSEFSIPVTPTLCGDLSVNELFFSCAESDLFFRILVTFTFLLFHNLQGMTIPYSFTVRSHFLITLGLSFSIFIGITIVSFQKNRLHFLSFLLPAGVPLPLVPFLVLLELISYCFRALSSGIRLFANMMAGHSLVKILNGFAWTMLCMNNLFYFLXDPGPLFVVLVLTSLELGVVISQAYVFMISICIYLNDAINLH; this comes from the exons ATGTGTCTGAAGAGGAAGCCCATGGCTCTCATTAAGAAGCTCCGCAAGGCGGTAAG GTCTTCTGAGTTTTCTATTCCAGTGACCCCAACACTCTGTGGTGATTTAAGTGTAAATGAACTCTTTTTCTCGTGTGCCGAGTCTGATCTTTTCTTTCGCATCTTGGTcacttttacttttttgttatttcataaTCTTCAGGGTATG ACTATCCCTTATAGCTTCACAGTTAGAAGTCATTTTCTCATTACTTTGGGtctctctttttctatttttattggcATTACTATAGTGAGCTTTCAAAAAAACAGGCTTCATTTTTTAAGCTTCTTATTACCTGCAGGAGTCCCACTACCGTTAGTGCCTTTTTTAGTACTCCTTGAGCTAATCTCTTATTGTTTTCGCGCATTAAGCTCAGGAATACGTTTatttgctaatatgatggccggTCATAGTTTAGTAAAGATTTTAAATGGGTTCGCTTGGACTATGCTATGTATGAATAATCTTTTCTATTTCCTATGAGATCCTGGTCCTTTATTTGTAGTTCTTGTATTAACCAGTTTGGAATTAGGTGTAGTTATATCACAAGCTTATGTTTTTATGATCTCAATCTGTATTTACTTGAATGATGCTATAAATCTCCATtaa
- the LOC7469329 gene encoding nuclear transcription factor Y subunit B-3, which translates to MADSDNESGGHNAVSELSAKEQDRFLPIANVSRIMKKALPANAKISKDAKETVQECVSEFISFITGEASDKCQREKRKTINGDDLLWAMTTLGFEEYVEPLKIYLQKYREMEGEKSSMGRPAGEKDGPGGGSGGSGAAGGGGGANSTGGGGGGFNGGGGQGMYGGMMMMGHHHQGHVYGAGGFHHQGNSR; encoded by the coding sequence atgGCGGATTCGGACAATGAATCAGGAGGACACAACGCCGTCAGTGAGCTGTCTGCGAAGGAGCAAGACAGGTTTCTGCCAATTGCAAACGTGAGCAGGATAATGAAAAAAGCCCTGCCTGCAAACGCGAAGATCTCGAAAGACGCAAAGGAGACGGTTCAGGAGTGTGTGTCGGAGTTCATCAGCTTTATAACAGGAGAGGCCTCAGACAAGTGCCAGAGAGAGAAGCGGAAGACCATAAACGGTGACGATCTTTTGTGGGCCATGACGACGCTAGGGTTCGAGGAGTACGTGGAGCCCTTGAAGATTTACTTGCAGAAGTATAGGGAGATGGAAGGAGAGAAGAGTTCCATGGGAAGACCAGCAGGGGAGAAGGATGGTCCTGGTGGTGGGTCTGGTGGGAGTGGTGCTGCGGGAGGTGGAGGCGGGGCTAATTCCACCGGCGGTGGAGGTGGAGGGTTTAATGGTGGTGGGGGGCAAGGGATGTATGgcgggatgatgatgatgggtcATCACCATCAAGGACACGTGTACGGTGCTGGTGGGTTTCATCATCAAGGTAATTCAAGGTAG
- the LOC127904285 gene encoding uncharacterized protein LOC127904285, translated as MKKSLVPRINYKDSPVGSSFFNHVSLEEGQVEDYIDEDEEDEEEVNGNTRHEVVPHEGIQQVQLKSIRLEFLWFNGDDPIGWVYKANQFFNFHNTPAQHRLFIASFHMEGKAITWYQELEETGILTSWEAFVKALQIHFGTSSYDDPMEAIISIKQTSTVELYKTQFEMLSNRVRGLSDSHRLSCFLGGLKEEIRMGVRMLNPQNLVAAYGLARMHEENLTIMRKSWRPSAMGFQGRNPTPTQPRAENKPVLVQRLTPAQMKEKRDKGLCFKCDSKWGPGYSCGGPKIFLIEELEEEMEDKNFVPEDLIDLGDPQEESNEGIDISLLAIIGSPNPKTMRVSVKLSGHNFVALIDTGSTHNFIHPRVARRVGIKVLKHKPIGVNIADGSKLWSEGSCSDIKLMIQGDQFVTQAYVIQLGGCDMVLGIQWLKSLGPILWDFSALKMEFQKEGKRVLICGMGVEKSEVDCSPTFLQELRRVEEGLILQIWELGSVQNKIPEQIEKLLLEFMEVFQEPKGIPPSRSHDHSIVLKEDTSPISVRPYRYPYYQKSEIEKLIKKLLLDLRSGFHQIRMKEEDVPKTAFRTHEGHYEFLVMPFGLTNAPSTFQGLMNDIFQPYLRKFVLVFFDDILVYSHNVDEYERHLRMVRECMLIPASKSLKGRELSLSTYEKKFLALVTAVQKWRPYLLGQAFKVKTDQESLKYLLELWVGTPTQQKWLSKLIRYDFVVEFRAGRENLVADALSRQEDTTEKGTLLGVEGGQMRDKGAQVEEPPLEEKVEKL; from the exons ATGAAGAAATCTCTTGTTCCTAGAATCAACTACAAAGACTCTCCTGTGGgaagttctttttttaatcatgtgtCTTTGGAGGAGGGACAAGTTGAAGATTACATAGATGAAGACGAGGAGGATGAAGAGGAAG TCAATGGAAATACAAGGCATGAAGTAGTACCACATGAAGGAATTCAGCAGGTTCAGCTCAAGTCAATCAGATTGGAGTTTCTCTGGTTTAATGGAGATGATCCTATTGGTTGGGTATACAAAGCCAATCAATTCTTTAACTTTCACAACACTCCAGCTCAACACAGATTGTTTATAGCCAGTTTTCACATGGAAGGAAAGGCCATAACATGGTATCAAGAACTAGAAGAAACTGGAATTCTCACCAGTTGGGAGGCCTTCGTTAAAGCCCTCCAAATTCATTTTGGAACCTCATCTTACGATGACCCCATGGAGGCCATCATAAGTATCAAACAGACATCAACAGTAGAGCTCTACAAAACCCAATTCGAGATGCTTTCGAACCGGGTCAGAGGGCTGTCTGACTCTCACAGGCTCAGCTGCTTCCTAGGTGGATTGAAGGAGGAGATAAGAATGGGAGTACGGATGCTAAACCCCCAGAATTTAGTGGCTGCTTATGGATTAGCAAGGATGCATGAGGAAAATCTGACAATCATGAGGAAATCATGGAGACCTAGTGCTATGGGGTTTCAAGGACGAAACCCAACACCAACTCAGCCCAGGGCTGAAAATAAACCAGTTCTGGTACAGAGACTCACCCCTGCACAgatgaaggaaaaaagagacAAGGGGCTTTGCTTTAAATGTGACAGTAAGTGGGGACCTGGCTATAGTTGTGGAGGACCCAAGATATTCTTGATAGAGGAATTAGAGGAGGAGATGGAGGATAAAAATTTTGTTCCTGAAGACCTGATTGATTTAGGAGACCCTCAGGAAGAAAGCAATGAGGGAATCGACATATCCCTTCTTGCAATCATTGGAAGTCCCAATCCTAAAACTATGAGGGTGTCAGTTAAGCTAAGTGGCCATAATTTCGTGGCCTTAATTGACACAGGAAGTACACATAATTTCATACATCCAAGGGTAGCAAGAAGAGTAGGGATAAAGGTTTTAAAACACAAGCCTATTGGGGTGAACATTGCAGATGGTTCCAAACTGTGGAGTGAGGGAAGCTGCTCAGATATCAAGCTGATGATTCAAGGAGATCAGTTTGTCACTCAGGCTTATGTCATACAGCTGGGAGGATGCGATATGGTGTTAGGAATCCAGTGGCTAAAAAGTTTAGGGCCCATTCTTTGGGACTTTTCAGCCTTAAAAATGGAATTCCAAAAGGAAGGGAAGAGGGTCTTGATTTGTGGAATGGGAGTGGAGAAATCAGAAGTAGACTGCAGCCCAACCTTTTTACAAGAATTGAGAAGAGTCGAAGAAGGACTGATTTTGCAAATTTGGGAGCTGGGATCAGTCCAGAATAAAATTCCAGAACAGATTGAGAAGCTGTTGCTAGAATTCATGGAAGTTTTTCAAGAGCCAAAAGGAATCCCACCTAGCAGATCACATGATCACTCTATAGTGTTGAAAGAAGATACCTCACCAATAAGTGTACGTCCTTACAGGTACCCCTACTACCAAAAATCTGAGatagaaaaactaattaagaagtTGTTG TTAGACCTCCGATCAGGCTTCCACCAGATCAGAATGAAGGAAGAAGATGTCCCCAAAACAGCCTTCAGGACTCATGAAGGGCACTATGAATTTCTGGTGATGCCTTTCGGCCTCACAAATGCCCCTTCCACTTTTCAAGGTttgatgaatgatatttttcaaCCATATCTCAGAAAATTTGTGTTGGTTTTCTTCGACGACATTCTAGTCTACAGCCATAATGTGGATGAGTATGAGAGACATCTGAGGATG GTCAGGGAGTGCATGCTAATCCCAGCAAG CAAGAGTCTAAAGGGGAGGGAACTATCACTATCCACTTATGAGAAGAAATTTTTGGCACTAGTCACTGCTGTTCAGAAGTGGAGGCCTTACTTATTGGGCCAAGCCTTTAAGGTTAAGACAGATCAAGAGAGCCTCAAGTATTTATTGGAGCTGTGGGTTGGGACACCCACACAGCAGAAATGGTTATCCAAATTAATTAGGTATGACTTTGTGGTTGAGTTTCGAGCAGGAAGGGAAAACCTAGTAGCTGATGCACTCTCTAGGCAGGAGGATACTACAGAAAAAG GGACACTGCTGGGAGTGGAAGGCGGCCAAATGCGAGACAAGGGCGCCCAAGTGGAAGAACCACCACTTGAGGAAAAAGTTGAGAAACTCTGA
- the LOC7469331 gene encoding fasciclin-like arabinogalactan protein 2 yields MPRPLPLLTLAISLVLLASTTTVNAHNITRILAKHPQFSTFNHYLTVTHLAAEINRRQTITVLALDNAAMSSLISKQLSVYTLRNVLSLHVLVDYFGTRKLHQITNGTELTATMFQATGSAPGASGYVNITDLNGGKVAFGAEDNDGKLNAVYVKSLEEIPYNISILQISQPLNSAEAEAPTAAPTLNVTAILSNQGCKAFSDLLIASGAHTTFEENVDGGLTVFCPTDPVINGFMPKYKNLTAPQKVSLLLYHGIPIYQSLQMLKTSNGIMNTLATNGANKYDFTVQNDGEVVTLETKVTTATITGTVKDEEPLVVYKINKVLLPRELFKAAPEKKAPAPKGEKDVADGPNADAPSDESDDQTADNDNGVNKMGGGRLAVVAPSFFFGVVMFFLFD; encoded by the exons ATGCCACGCCCACTACCTCTCCTCACTCTCGCCATATCTCTAGTCCTCCTTGCCTCCACCACAACTGTAAATGCACACAACATCACACGCATACTAGCCAAACACCCTCAATTCTCCACCTTCAACCACTACCTCACAGTCACCCACCTCGCCGCAGAAATCAATCGCCGCCAGACCATTACTGTCCTCGCTCTCGACAATGCTGCCATGTCATCTTTAATATCCAAGCAGCTCTCTGTTTACACTCTAAGGAATGTTCTCTCTTTACACGTTCTTGTTGATTACTTTGGTACCAGGAAACTCCACCAGATTACTAATGGTACTGAATTGACTGCCACCATGTTCCAAGCCACTGGTTCAGCCCCTGGCGCCTCAGGTTATGTCAATATTACTGATCTTAACGGTGGTAAAGTGGCATTTGGCGCTGAAGATAACGATGGAAAGCTTAATGCTGTTTATGTCAAGTCTCTCGAAGAGATTCCATATAACATATCCATTTTACAAATCAGTCAG CCTCTGAATtcagcagaagcagaagcaccGACGGCGGCGCCAACACTGAATGTAACAGCCATTTTGTCGAATCAAGGTTGTAAAGCGTTCTCCGACTTGTTGATAGCTTCTGGGGCACACACCACATTCGAGGAAAACGTTGACGGAGGATTAACTGTATTTTGCCCCACCGACCCCGTTATCAATGGCTTCATGCCCAAGTACAAGAACTTGACAGCTCCTCAAAAAGTGTCGTTACTGTTATATCACGGTATCCCAATTTACCAGTCACTCCAAATGCTAAAAACCAGCAACGGGATTATGAACACGTTGGCCACAAACGGTGCCAACAAGTACGATTTCACAGTCCAAAATGATGGGGAGGTGGTGACGTTGGAGACGAAAGTTACGACCGCGACGATAACGGGGACGGTAAAAGATGAGGAGCCGTTGGTGGTGTATAAGATTAATAAAGTCTTGTTGCCCAGGGAGTTGTTTAAGGCGGCTCCGGAGAAAAAAGCACCGGCGCCTAAGGGGGAGAAGGATGTGGCGGATGGACCTAATGCTGATGCGCCGTCAGATGAATCGGATGATCAAACGGCAGATAATGATAACGGGGTCAATAAAATGGGCGGTGGGAGATTGGCTGTTGTAGCCCCGAGTTTCTTTTTTGGGgtggtgatgttttttttatttgattaa